From one Lycium barbarum isolate Lr01 chromosome 6, ASM1917538v2, whole genome shotgun sequence genomic stretch:
- the LOC132600003 gene encoding phosphomannomutase-like, translating to MSISDFRDLTTLHYIADLDSPIKRGMFIEFRSGMLNVSPIGRNCSQEERDEFEKYDKVHKIRETMVTVLRQKFEHLNLTFSIGGQIIFDVFPQGWDKTYCLRLLLSTWTREMHPDASILLQCLCYRILGPLLVPPLLPSSREAVDPMLSSHLEKWVGLYIHLFSCLRLLVIRLFSRLFVDH from the exons ATGTCGATCTCTGATTTTAGAGATCTAACAACACTCCACTACATTGCTGACTTGGATAGTCCAATAAAGAG AGGAATGTTCATCGAGTTTCGAAGTGGAATGCTAAATGTATCACCAATTGGGAGGAATTGTAGTCAGGAAGAAAGGGATGAGTTTGAAAAATATGACAAG GTTCACAAGATACGTGAAACAATGGTAACAGTGCTCCGCCAAAAATTTGAGCACCTTAACCTGACCTTTTCCATTGGAGGCCAAATCATTTTTGAT GTTTTCCCTCAAGGCTGGGATAAGACATACTGCTTGAGATTACTATTGAGCACATGGACGAGGGAGATGCACCCAGACGCTTCCATCTTGCTACAGTGCCTCTGTTATCGTATACTTGGGCCTCTCTTAGTGCCACCACTGTTACCATCATCCAGAGAGGCAGTGGATCCGATGTTGTCTTCCCACTTGGAGAAGTGGGTAGGATTGTATATACATCTCTTTAGTTGTTTACGACTTCTTGTTATTAGACTGTTTAGCAGATTGTTTGTAGATCATTGA